The genomic window GGCGGGAACGGGATCCTGCGGAAGATCGTTTCTATGAAGCCTGGGCGGAGTCACTGTTGCAGTCAACGTTACTGCAGTTGCAGCAGGATTCTCTCAAGCGAGGGCGGGTGAATGCATTCCGCGTATTTTACGGTCGAGTTCGGGAAGGATTATCTAACCCGGAAATCGCGGACTGCCTGAACCTGAAGGTGACGGATGTCGAAAACCACTATAAACGGACGAGGGGGCAGTTTACCGACCGGTTGCGCAGCGGCATTGAAGAGCATGTTCGCAGGTATGGGAATGAGGATGACTTCGCTCAGGAAGTCGAGAGGGAGTGGCAGACTTTGGGGGAGTATCTGAAAATGCACGGCGATCTGGAGGCTGTGTTCCATCAGCTTCCCACAGAGTCGGAAGAACTCCGTTGCCGCGAGCGCGAGTCGAAGGCCGATCTCTTACAGCAGCTGACTTCATTCATCGATCGAAAGACAGAACAGCATGACTGACCACCGCGAACGGGACTATGCAGAGCCTCACAAGGCAGCCGGACGAACGGCTTCCCGTCTGTCGGATCTGAGTGAGATCGTGGATGTTCTGCTGGCAGCAGCTACGATGATCCGCGGCTGTCACCAGGCAGGCCGCTTGTGTGGATCGATCGATGCTTCCCGGATCATACAGGTTGAAGGGAGGAGTGAATGGCGGGTAACCCCCGCGAAAGAGGAAACGTCCGAGCGAGTGACGTTCCCCGCAGCTGCCACCTGGTATGCTGTCGCAGAGCATGCGGAGTTACAGGTATTACCTCTGAATATCGAAGAGGCACAGCAGCGCGTGGACCAGGCGGGGGTAGAGTTCCCCGTGCGGCTGATTGACAGTTTTGCATTGGGAGAACTCGCCTGTCGAATCGCTGGGGATTGCAGAGTTGCGGATTATCTGCAAAGCCCCCGGGTTCTGCAACGGATTCCGTCTGAACTCCACACGTTGATCGATCTCACGCTGGGGTTCGATGACGATCAGCGCTGTGAGGAGATTGATGCTCTGCTGTACCTGCTGAGAAATATTCAAAAGGCTCTGCAAACGGATACGCAACGCCTGACTGATGCGAGCGGCCCGGGCAATGAGCCGAAAACTACCGTGGCGGATACGCCTGAATCGTACGCTCGACTGCCATTTGACCAGATTGGTCATTTTCAAATCGTCAGGCGGCTCGGTAGTGGGGGAATGGGTGATGTCTACGAGGGTTACGATCAGTCACTGAAACGCACCGTGGCCGTCAAGGTGCTGCCGCCGGAGCTGGGACGGCATGATTCGTTCGTGCAGCGATTCTATTCCGAAGCCGCCAGCGTGGCGAAAATCATTCATCCCCATATCGTTCAGATCTTTTTCATAGGCGAGGATCTGGGGCAACATTATTTTGCGATGGAATACGTCGAGGGAGAATCTCTGGTAGAACAGCTGTCGTGCGGATGTCTGTCTGTCGCGGCGGCGTTGAATGTCATCGAACAGATTCTGCAGGGTCTGGAAGCCGCGCATCGGGCCGGACTGGTTCATCGAGACGTCAAGCCGGGAAACATTCTCCGCGAGCGGGAAACGGACCGTTACCTGCTGGTGGATTTTGGTCTCGTCAAATCACTGAATGATGACAGCGGGCCGACGCTTTCCGGAACGGTCCTGGGGACAATGGATTACATTTCTCCCGAGCAGGGCAGTAGTCGGGGCGTGGATGCCCGTAGTGATCTTTATTCGCTGGGAGTCGTGCTTTATGAGTGTCTCAGCGGGAAGCTGCCTTTCACCGCAGACAGTCCCACTGGGATGATCTTTCAGCATGTGTATGAGAGGCCCGTGCCGCTGTCCGAAGTGGCGGGGCCGGTGCCTGCTGCTGTCACGGCGATTGTTTCAAAAATGATGGCTAAGGATCCGGCCCACCGCTATGCGGATGCCAGGGCCGTACTGGAGGACATCAGGGCCTTTCAGCAGGGAGAGCTGTTGCCTTCGCACGCCGATCAAATCGTCCAGAACGATGTCGATTATTTTTTCAGACCTGTGGCCAGAACTTCGCCTGCTGCCGCAGCAACGGCAATTATTTCCGCGCCCGACTTCAGTGATTTTGACGATGAACTGGAAGTGCTGAATCGCGGACCAACGCATCTTGGCGAACGGCTTGTGCAACGTTTCTTCGACTGGTTTGAGGCGAAGTCTCCGCACTGGGCGGAGCAGTTGCAGAATACCCAGATGCAGATCGACCGGGCGATATTGAAGCTGGAGCGGCATCGCGATCACCTGTCGTCTCTGAATCGGGATGCCCAGCTGCTGCTCAAGCAGTTGCAGCGGGACATTAACGCAAAATCACAGATTACCGCCGACACAGAAAGCGGAGAAGATTTCCTGCTGGAAGAACTGCGTAACGCCTGCGCGGAGCAGGAGGAACAGGCAGAAACGATACAACGGCAGTTGCATCAGGTGAATGCACGACTGGCACAGGTGCGAACGGAACGCGATGTGTTACTGGCGCGGTTGAACAGCGCGGATACCCGCAGGGGCGGGAGCCGTCCTCTCCGCAGACGGAGGGTTGCGGTACTGCTGACGCTGGTGGCAGGTTGCCTGCTGCTGATCTATCTCGTGAGAAATGCTGCTGTCAGCATTCCCGTCTCCGGGCGGTCGGAGCCTGCTGGGAAGGTTTCCCTGGCTTCGCAGACCGGCTCCCTGTTTCAGCGCTGGCCAGTCGGTTCCGGCCCGGAGATTATTATCCCGTTGCAAGCCAGGGTGCGTGCGATGGATATTGCTGTTTCCCGGTACGTCGATCAATCCGCTTACACGATAGTCGCTGCACTCGAGAACAATATATTGCTGAAATATTATTATCGTAAAGGTCTGCAGAATGTTACACAGGACAGATTTGAAGGTGTACCCGCCGGGATTACGGTGGTGACCCTTTCCCCGCAGGCAACTCTGACAGCTGTTGCTGCCGGCGATCACTCGATACGCGTGTTTGAAACGAACAAAAGTGGAAAGGAAGAATACCGCCGACTGGAAGGACACGTACAGCCGGTCCTGAATATGGCATTTTCGGGAGATGAATCGACACTGGTTTCGCTGGGGGATGATCGAACCGTCCGTTTCTGGGACATCCGATCCGGAACGGAGATCCGGCGTTTCGAAGTCGGTCGAAACAGTGCGCAGAAGCTGGCTGCTAATGGAAATCTGAGTCGACTTCTGATTGGAAATCAGATACCCATCGGTGACCCACTGGTGCTGTGGAACTCGTTGGAGTCGCGACCGGAAAAGGTGTTTCCTACTGAAGCAACACCTGCCCAGCTGGCGCTTTCGACAGATGCGCGAATCGCGCTCGCCTTTGCGGCTGGTCGCATAGATGTGTGGAATGCACTGACTGCGGAAAAACTGCGTACTTTCGCTCCCGGGAGCCAGGCAGCAGCATTTGCACCCGAAGTTAACCGTGCGGCAACGCTGGTCAACCGGAGTCTGAAACTCTGGGAGACCACGACAGGGAATCTGGTTGAAACGCAGGATTTACAGATTACGTCCAGCAAGCGAGCAAAACTGCTGCTGTCAGAAAATGGGACCTTGGGCGTGGTGGCGACTGATAATAAGACGCTGCATTTTTGCCTGCTGCCCGAGGTCCCTCTTCCTGATGATTTAGTGTATCAGTTTCACGCCAGAACACCGATTCATGCGCTGGATCTTGCACCCGATGGAATCTGGCTTGCGGGTGGCGGAGATGGAATGATCTATGTGTGGAACATGAATCATCCGCCAGCGAGTTTTGAACTGGATTCTCCAAATCAGATTTCGAGTCTGGCATTTTCTCCGAATGGGGAGTACCTCGCATACGGAACGGGACAGGAAGGTGCCAGAACCAATTATGTGGGGGTACGAAAAATGGATTACACCAATCGGATACAGCGATTCCTCAAAAAAACAACCGACTTGAAGAAACTGGAAGACTTCGAAGGTCCGGTTTCATCCGTCGCCTGGGATCCGCACGGTAAACAGATTCTCGCAGGCAGTCTGAGCGGGCAGATCAAGAGCTGGGTTCCGGAACTGAACCAGGTCAAATCGTCGCTCCAGCTCAAAGTGCCCGTACTGCAATTAAGTCAGTTCAAGGATCGCACCGGTTGGCTGATGCTCACGGGGGATCACGGGCTGGAACTCTGGAATTATGATCAGACTTCGCCAAAAGACATTCTGCAGACAGCTTATGAGGGGATCGCCTGTGCTGTCTCTGAGAAAGAACAGTTGATTGCCATTGCCGATCGGAGAGGGTTGATTCATCTGATCTCCGAGGAAGATCTGGGGCAACGGGGAGTCCTGCAGGCTGATTCTGACCTGGTGACGGATCTCTGCTTTGTTCCCGCTGCATACCTGTTGGCGGCCGCATACCGGAGTGGTGCGGTTCGGTTGTGGGATACCCGTGAGCTCAGTGTGGTTAAAGAATATCGTGATGGTGTTTCACCTGCGACGTCGCTGTTAGCGAGTCGTGATACCAGGCATCTGATTGCCGCGATGCAGGATGGAAACGTTAATATCTGGAAGCTTCCCTGAACCTGGGAGTGATGATGATGAAACAAAAAACTGGCA from Gimesia sp. includes these protein-coding regions:
- a CDS encoding protein kinase; this translates as MTDHRERDYAEPHKAAGRTASRLSDLSEIVDVLLAAATMIRGCHQAGRLCGSIDASRIIQVEGRSEWRVTPAKEETSERVTFPAAATWYAVAEHAELQVLPLNIEEAQQRVDQAGVEFPVRLIDSFALGELACRIAGDCRVADYLQSPRVLQRIPSELHTLIDLTLGFDDDQRCEEIDALLYLLRNIQKALQTDTQRLTDASGPGNEPKTTVADTPESYARLPFDQIGHFQIVRRLGSGGMGDVYEGYDQSLKRTVAVKVLPPELGRHDSFVQRFYSEAASVAKIIHPHIVQIFFIGEDLGQHYFAMEYVEGESLVEQLSCGCLSVAAALNVIEQILQGLEAAHRAGLVHRDVKPGNILRERETDRYLLVDFGLVKSLNDDSGPTLSGTVLGTMDYISPEQGSSRGVDARSDLYSLGVVLYECLSGKLPFTADSPTGMIFQHVYERPVPLSEVAGPVPAAVTAIVSKMMAKDPAHRYADARAVLEDIRAFQQGELLPSHADQIVQNDVDYFFRPVARTSPAAAATAIISAPDFSDFDDELEVLNRGPTHLGERLVQRFFDWFEAKSPHWAEQLQNTQMQIDRAILKLERHRDHLSSLNRDAQLLLKQLQRDINAKSQITADTESGEDFLLEELRNACAEQEEQAETIQRQLHQVNARLAQVRTERDVLLARLNSADTRRGGSRPLRRRRVAVLLTLVAGCLLLIYLVRNAAVSIPVSGRSEPAGKVSLASQTGSLFQRWPVGSGPEIIIPLQARVRAMDIAVSRYVDQSAYTIVAALENNILLKYYYRKGLQNVTQDRFEGVPAGITVVTLSPQATLTAVAAGDHSIRVFETNKSGKEEYRRLEGHVQPVLNMAFSGDESTLVSLGDDRTVRFWDIRSGTEIRRFEVGRNSAQKLAANGNLSRLLIGNQIPIGDPLVLWNSLESRPEKVFPTEATPAQLALSTDARIALAFAAGRIDVWNALTAEKLRTFAPGSQAAAFAPEVNRAATLVNRSLKLWETTTGNLVETQDLQITSSKRAKLLLSENGTLGVVATDNKTLHFCLLPEVPLPDDLVYQFHARTPIHALDLAPDGIWLAGGGDGMIYVWNMNHPPASFELDSPNQISSLAFSPNGEYLAYGTGQEGARTNYVGVRKMDYTNRIQRFLKKTTDLKKLEDFEGPVSSVAWDPHGKQILAGSLSGQIKSWVPELNQVKSSLQLKVPVLQLSQFKDRTGWLMLTGDHGLELWNYDQTSPKDILQTAYEGIACAVSEKEQLIAIADRRGLIHLISEEDLGQRGVLQADSDLVTDLCFVPAAYLLAAAYRSGAVRLWDTRELSVVKEYRDGVSPATSLLASRDTRHLIAAMQDGNVNIWKLP